The Trichosurus vulpecula isolate mTriVul1 chromosome 3, mTriVul1.pri, whole genome shotgun sequence genome includes a window with the following:
- the LOC118842190 gene encoding olfactory receptor 1N1-like, with the protein MDKGNQTSVSEFFLLGFSQRPEQQLIFFGLFLGMYLVTLVGNSTIILAIIFDSHLHIPMYFFVANLSFVDMSFPSTTVPKMLADTKLGNKKISYGGCLTQLYFFGLLADLDNFLLAVMAYDRYMAITCPLYYATVMSPQHCVLMVAGSWVVTAIHALLHILLLDWLAFCGPNTIPHFYCDLIPLLKLACSDTHINELMLFLVSGTLLVGPFLCILVSYIYILLAILKIHSPQGKHKVFSNCTSHLSMVSLFYGSAIGAYLCPLSISSTEKERAFAVMYMVVTPMLNPFIYSLRNKDMKRAIRNLRKKGTLLFWELTVTLRTQTSQYGKQ; encoded by the coding sequence ATGGACAAAGGAAATCAGACCAGCGtctctgaattctttctcttGGGATTCTCCCAGAGACCTGAGCAGCAGCTGATCTTCTTTGGACTATTCCTGGGCATGTATTTGGTCACTCTAGTTGGGAACTCGACCATAATCCTGGCCATTATATTTGACTCCCACCTTCATATCCCAATGTATTTCTTTGTGGCTAACCTTTCCTTCGTTGATATGAGTTTTCCCTCCACTACAGTACCCAAGATGCTGGCTGACACTAaactaggaaataaaaaaatctcttatGGTGGATGCCTGACACAGCTCTACTTCTTTGGCCTACTTGCAGATCTGGACAATTTCCTCTTGGCTGTCATGGCCTATGACCGTTACATGGCCATCACTTGTCCCCTATATTATGCCACTGTCATGAGTCCCCAACACTGTGTTTTGATGGTGGCAGGGTCCTGGGTGGTTACTGCTATTCATGCCCTGCTACACATCCTCCTACTGGATTGGCTGGCTTTTTGTGGTCCTAATACCATACCCCACTTCTACTGTGATCTGATTCCACTCTTAAAACTAGCCTGTTCAGACACCCATATAAATGAACTTATGCTATTCCTAGTGTCTGGTACTTTACTTGTTGGGCCTTTTCTGTGTATCTTAGTGTCTTACATTTACATACTCTTGGCCATACTGAAAATCCATTCTCCACAGGGGAAACACAAAGTTTTTTCCAACTGTACTTCCCACCTCTCCATGGTTTCCCTATTCTATGGCTCAGCAATTGGGGCTTATTTGTGTCCCTTATCCATTAGCTCcactgagaaagagagagcttTTGCAGTCATGTACATGGTGGTGACCCCAATGCTGAACCCCTTCATCTATAGCTTGAGGAACAAAGATATGAAGAGAGCCATAAGGAATCTTCGCAAGAAGGGAACACTCCTCTTTTGGGAACTGACTGTGACTCTCAGGACTCAGACTTCCCAGTATGGCAAGCAGTGA